Genomic DNA from Vreelandella subglaciescola:
AGCGCTGCGTCTCACCGTTCAGACGAAATGGCGTTGGCTCGAACATCGGCATATTGCTGCCACCCGACACCGAGGCGCTGGAAGCGGCAAGGCTGGCGGGTTGAGCCAGTGAGGCATCAACGTTAACTCCACCATTGTCGGCATCGGCCAGTTCACCGGCCACGTTTTGTGTACCGCCTGTGCCATCACCGGCGGTTCCGCCAAAGTACTGCACGCCGGTAATCACCATCAGCGATACGGCAGCGGCCACGCCGGCACCGCGCATCAGCGACACCCGCGGCGTTCTGGCCGGACGCGCCGCTGTCGCGGCACCTGTGTTGTTCACGGCGACCGGCACCGGCTCGTCGCTCAGGCGTGCCATGATGCCGGCGGAAAGATCGGTAGCGGTATCCACGCCGCGCTCACGCTGCATCAGGCTGCGTGCCAGATGATAGCGACGCCATGTATCTGCCGCGTCGGAATCGTCGGGGAGTGCTTTCAATACTCGGCGCAGTTCAAGCGTTTCACTCTCACCGTCCATTAACGCAGAAAGTGATTCCCGTGTGTTTTGACTCATGCTTCACACCCTCACACTGATTTGAGAAAGCCGGCGTTCGTTCAGGGCTTGCTGACCTTTACCACCCGAACCGCGCTATCGCGTTTGCTTGGGGGTATGACGCTGCCAAGCGACAACAGTTCAACAACCGGGCAAAAACGGTAACGTTTTGTTGATGCCGCACAGCGCCTCGCAACGTCATAGACCGTTAATCGTCGCGACTGTTCCGTGACGTGGTAACCAACGGGCGAATATGTTCATCCACCGCCTCTCGTGCGCGAAAAATACGCGACCGCACCGTACCGACCGGGCACTGCATGATCTGGGCAATATCTTCATAGGCCAGGCCGTCAAATTCACGTAGCGTAATCGCCGTGCGCAAATCGTCCGGCAATTTCTCGATCGCCTGAAAGACTGCCGCTTCGAGCTGATCACGGGCAATGGCCGCTTCGGGCGACTCGCTATCGGCCAGGCGTCCGCTCTGGTCGACGATTTCTGCATCCGCAATATCCACATCGCTGCCCGGCGGCCTGCGCCCCCGTGAGACCAGATGGTTCTTGGCCGTATTGATGGCGATACGATACATCCAGGTATAAAACGCGCTTTCAGCGCGAAAGCTGCCCAGCGCCCGATAGGCCTTGATAAAGGCTTCCTGCGCCACATCCTGCACCTCAGCGTGATCGTGTACGTAGCGACCGATCAGGCCGATTATCTTGTGCTGGTATTTTTTCACCAGCAGGTCAAACGCGTAGGTCTCGCCTTTTTGGGCACGTTCAACAAGCTGCTGATCAGTTTCCCGAGTGCCCATTCACACGCTCCTCAAGCTCTCACGACCGGCGTTGCGCCCGATTTTCTCCAAAACTTTCTCCAAGGCGCTTTCAAAAGCTTTCTCAAGCCCCCTTTCACTCCCCCGTTTACGAGAGGCATTCACGGCAAAAAGCATAGTGTCCCTTGGGCAGTGTTCATTTTAACGTTCATTTTAGCAATTGGCATGGCTCGACGCGTTCTTGCACCGCTTTTCCCCACCTTGTTTGCCATAACGCGCAAGCGCTGCACGAAAGCGCCCAAGTGTTGCGCGTTCCATCCGCCGCATCAAGCACTTAACGCCCGCATGGCGTAGCAGATCCGGCACCTTACCGCCTCGTCAATCGTCTGAAACAATTGATTTTTACCGTTCAGGCAAGCGATAGTAGTGCCACAGACAACAGTAGTGACACGTTTCGATCACCGCGCATGCACAGCAGGTAGCAAGATGCCCGAACAACAGGTTAACAACCTTAACGTCCTCGCTCAGGACGTGCTTATCACTCCGGATGACCTCAAGCGGGACATTCCCCTGACGGAAAAAGCCGAACGCACGGTCGTTGAAGGCCGCCAGACGATCCAGAACATTCTCGATGGTCACGACCCGCGGCTGCTGGTCGTGGTCGGCCCCTGCTCGATTCACGACGTCGACGCGGCCATCGATTACGCCGGGCGCCTGCGCGAGCTGGCCGACCAGGTCAGCGAAAGCCTCTACATCGTGATGCGCGTCTACTTTGAAAAGCCCCGCACCACCGTGGGCTGGAAAGGCCTGATCAACGATCCGCACCTGAACGGCTCGTTCGAAATTGAAGAAGGCCTGCACAAGGCGCGCCATCTGCTGGTCGAGCTTTCCGAAATGGGCCTGCCGCTGGCCACTGAAGCACTCGATCCGATTTCGCCGCAGTACATCCAGGACTGCATCAGCTGGTCGGCCGTGGGCGCGCGTACCACCGAGTCGCAAACTCACCGCGAAATGGCCTCTGGCCTCTCCGGCCCCGTCGGCTTCAAAAACGGCACTGACGGCAGTTTGGGCGTGGCCATCAACGCGCTGGAATCCGTCGCCAGCCCGCATAACTTCCTCGGCATCAACCACGAAGGCCAGGTTGCCATCATTCGCACCCGGGGCAATACCTACGGCCACGTGGTGCTGCGTGGCGGCAACGGCAAGCCCAATTACGACAGCGTCAGCGTCGCGTTGGCCGAGCAGGAACTGGCCAAGGCCGACCTGTCATCCAATATCATGATCGACTGCTCACACGCCAACTCCAACAAGGACGCCGGGCTGCAGCCGCTGGTGCTGGAGAACGTTACCAATCAGATCCTCGACGGCAATACCTCTATCATCGGCCTGATGGTCGAGTCGAATATCGGCTGGGGCAACCAGAAAGTGCCCGACGATCTTAGCCAGCTCACCTACGGCGTATCCATCACCGATGCCTGCATCGACTGGGACACCACCGTCAAGGCCTTCAACCTCATGAACGAGCAGCTGGCCGCAGCGCTGGCCAAGCGCATCGCTGCTTAATCTTTCGCAAGACCCGCTCGCAAGACCTGTTTGCAAGGTCACTTGCAAGCATCAACCAACGCCCCGGCGCCTTTTCTGGCTCCGGGGCGTTTTTATTTTTTACCTTTAGCGACTTAACCTCAGGCAATTTCGCGCGAGAAAGGCGGCAGCGCGTTAAGCAGCGCTTTGCCGTAACGGCGCGTGAGTACCCGGCGGTCAAGCAGCGTAATGCGGCCGCGGTCGCTTTCCTTGCGGATCAGCCGCCCGCAGGCCTGCACCAGTTTTACCGACGCATCGGGCACGCTGATGCGCATGAACGGATTACCCCCCTGGCTTTCGATCCATTCGGCAAGCGTAGCGCCTACCGGATCATCGGGCACGGCAAACGGCAGCCGGGTAATCACCACGTGGGTGAGGTAATCGCCGGGCAAATCGATGCCTTCGGCGAAGCTTGCCAAACCGAAAATAATACTGCCTTTACCGCCATCCACCGCGGCGCGGTGGCGTTCCAACAGCTCGCGTTTAGGCAAGGCGTCCTGCGCCAGCAGCCGTTTATCCACGGCATCCGGCAACGCCTTGCGCACGGCGCGCAGCTGCGCCCGGGACGAAAACAACACCAGCGCCGCCTCGCGCGGGTCAAGCCCGCTGATAAACGCGACAATAGCGCGCTCGTGCCCTTCCCTGTCGCTGGGGTCGGCGGCCTCCGATGGCACGCTGAGCACGGCCTTGGAATAGTCAAAGGGGCTGGGCAATGCCTGATAGCGGTAGCGGCCCGCAAGCCCGGCGCGTTCCTGAATGCGCTCGAAACGCCCCAGCGCGGTCAGCGTAGCCGAGGTGACCACCGCCCCGTGGCAACGCCCCCAGAGGTTTTTGGCCAGCGTATGCGCCGCCGAGACAGGGCTTGCCGAAAACTCGATTTCAGCGTCTCCGCCCGCGCGGCTGAGCGTCACCCAGCGTGCCTGGGGCGGCTCGCCCGGCGGGTCTTCAGCGCCAAACGCCTGCCACAGCGCATGGGCTTCCAGCGCCCGGCCGTGCAACAGCGCCAGAAGCGGAAGCCAGGCCTCGGCCTGCTCACGACCGAGCCCCGTTTGCTTATCCGGGTCCAGGCTTTCGCGCAGGATGTCGCTGATGCTCTCAAGGCTGCGCGACAGCTCGGCAAACATGACCAGCAGCTGCCCCGCCTGCTCGCGCAGCGCCTGGGGCACATCGCCCTTTTCAAAGCGCTGCTGATAGGTGGTTTCTTCATCGCCCAGCCCGTTCTCCCGTCCGGCCAGCTGATGGCCCACGGTAAACACGTCCTGAAGCGCGGGCTCCACCGCCTGCAGCGTTTGCGGCAATTTGGCCAGCAGCCGCGCGATAACCGGCTGGACACCCAAGGCCTGATTGAGCTCGGTCAGGCTGGACTTCAGCGTTTTCAGCCAGCGCAAACAGCCGTGAACGGCAAAGCGGTGGGCGAAGTGCGAAAGCGCTTTGTCCGGCAGGTGGTGCCCTTCGTCAAAGATAAAGATGCACTCTTCGGGGTCGGGCAAAATCGCCCCGCCGCCCAGCGCCAGATCGGCCAGCACCAGATCGTGGTTGGCCACGATCACATCGGCGTTTTCCAGCTCGCGACGAGAACGGAAAAACGCGCAGGCGGAAAAGTGCCCGCAGCGCCGGCCGGTACATTGGCGGTGATTGACGGTGAGCCCGCGCCAGGTGGCGTCGTCGATGGCCTCCGGCCAGCTGTCACGGTCGCCCTCCCAGTCGCCGCTGCCGTAGGCGGTGGCCATGTCGGTGGCAAGGCTAGTGAACTCACCGCTTTTGGCGATCAGATCCTGCTCGAACAGCGACTGCGTCGGATTGGGCTCGCTATCGCCCATCGCGTCGTCAAGGCGCGCCACGCAGACGTAGCGCCCGCGCCCTTTGGCCAACGCGTAGCGAAACGCCAGCCCGCTGTGGGCAGCCAGTGACGGCAGATCCTGATTCAGCACCTGTTCCTGCAGCGCCACGGTCGCGGTAGACACCACCAGCCGCTTGCCCTGGGCCTTGGCGATGGGCAGCGCGGCAATCAGGTAGGCCAGCGTCTTGCCGGTGCCGGTACCCGCCTCAAGCACGCAGACGTGGGTATCATTCTGCCGCTTGCCGGCATCGTCCACGCGAATGGCGCCCAGCGTGCGGGCAATTTCGGCAATCATCAGCCGCTGGCCGTAGCGCGGCGTCAGCGATAGCTCGTCCACCACGCGCCGATAAGCGGTTTGAATCTCGCCCTTGAGCACATCATCAAGCATGGCGGTTAGAGCATACCTTCCGGCGGGTGCTCGCAGGGCAGTTTGTCATCAATATAGCGCTCGATTTCGGGCAGCGAGAAAGCGTCTTCTTCGCCCGCAAAGCTGATGGAAACGCCCTTGGCGCCGGCACGACCGGTGCGCCCGATGCGGTGGACGTAGTCTTCCGGATCTTCAGGCAGGGTGTAGTTGATGACGTGGCTGACGTCGTCGATATGAATGCCGCGCCCGGCCACATCGGTAGCCACCAGCACCTGCAGCTCGCCTTCGCGAAAGCGCTCAAGCGTGGTGATCCGCTGCTCCTGGGGGACATCGCCCGAGAGCATTGCCGCGCTGATGCCGGCTTTTTTCAGCTCGCTGTCCAGCTCGCGCACCAGATCGCGGCGGTTGCAGAACACGATGACTCGCTCAAAGCTGTCCTGACCCAGCAGATTCACCAGCAGGCGCTGCTTATCCGCGTCGGACACCAGATACACGTGCTGGTCGATATCCGCCTGGTTATCGAAAGTGGCTTCGATTTCCACGTGGGCCGGCGTTTGCGTCCACTGGCTCGCCAGACGCGCGACATCGTCGCTAAACGTGGCGGAAAACAGGAACGTCTGGCGCTCTTCCGTTTTCGGCGTGTAGCGGATAATGCGCTTCACATCGGGCATAAAGCCCATCGACAACATGCGGTCGGCTTCATCCAGCACCAGCACTTCCGTCTGGCTCAGATCCAGCTCGCCCTTCTGCTGAAAGTCGAGCAGACGCCCAGGCGTTGCCACCAGAATATCGACGTTTTTATCCAGCTGTTCGCGCTGCTTCTGGTAATCCATACCGCCCACAACGCTTGCCACGTTGAGCTTGGTAAAGCGGGCAAGCCCCTTGGCGTCTTTTTCGATCTGCAGCGCCAGTTCGCGGGTGGGAGCAACGATCAACGCGCGGGGCGCGCCGTTTTTCTGCCCGTCGGGCGCGGGTTCTTCCAGAAAGTAGGCCAGCACCGAGATCAGAAAGGCCGCGGTTTTACCCGTGCCGGTCTGCGCCTTGCCGACCATATCGCCACCCAGCAGCGTATGGCGCAGCGCTTCGGCCTGAATCGGCGTGCAGTATTCAAAACCCTGGGCGTGGATCGCACGCATCAGCGGTAGCGGCAAATCAAAGTCATGAAACCGCCACTGGCCGGCAACGGCGGGCACCTTGAACTGGCGCAGATCCCAGCTGGACTGGCGACGACGCGGCTTGCGGCGGCGGCGTTTCGGCTTGCCCGACACCGCTGCTTGTGTGGTTTTTTCCGACTCGCTCATAGGCTTTCTATACTATCCGTTACGGTGGATGAGAGGCATCACGAAAGGCGTATTGTAACAGGGCTTGGCGTTAAGGGCTCGGGTTGCTATGTGTCGAGCCCCACCGCCTGTTAGAATAGGCGCCAATTCACTTGCCCTGGTGTACTGAGCAACTGCATATATTGAGCAACTGTACTGGGCAACATATTACTCGGAGCGCCACATGACGCGTCATAAAAAGACCCGCTCGCTCGCCGACAAGGTAAAGATTCGCACCGGCCGGCGTAAAGATTACAAAAAATGGCGCCACGAGAATCCCGATGAAGCGGGACCCTCGCGTCGCTTTGTGTCAAAAAAGCAGCAGCAGCGCAAGCAGCAGGCGCAAAAACGCCTGGAGCGTCAGCAAAATGCGCCGACCATCGAGATTCACCCGTCTGCGCCCAAGGATGCCCCCGACTCGGGAGATGAGCACTGATGCGTCTCGTCTCGTTTAACGTCAACGGCATTCGTGCGCGCCCACATCAGCTGAAAGCGCTTATCGACGCGCATCAGCCGGACGTAATCGGCCTGCAGGAAACCAAGGTTCAGGATAGCGAATTTCCCGTGGAAAGCGTCGAAGCGCTGGGCTATCGCGTCTTTTATCACGGCCAGAAAGGCCACTACGGCGTGGCGCTGATGTGCCGCCAAACGCCAGAGGCCGTGTTTTACGGCTTTCCCGATGACGACGAAGATGCCCAGCGGCGCATGATCGGCGTGCGCCTGCGCACCGCCGGCGGCGAAGCGGTCACGGTGTGGAACGGTTACTTTCCCCAGGGGGAAAATATCACCCACCCGACCAAGTTTCCGCACAAAGAGCGCTTTTATGCCCAGCTCTCAAGCCTGCTGAGCGAGCAGCACCGTCCTGACGACTACGTCGCGGTGATGGGCGATTTCAACGTGTCTCCGGAAGATCAGGACATCGGCATCGGCGAGGCCAACCGTAAACGCTGGCTGCGCGAAGGCAAAACCAGTTTTCAGCCGGTAGAGCGCGAGTGGCTTGAAGGCATCAAGGACTGGGGGCTGACCGATAGCTATCGCCTGTGCCACCCCACGCGGGACGACCACTTCAGCTGGTTCGACTACCGCTCCAAGGCGTTTGACCGCGAGCCCAAGCGCGGCCTGCGCATCGACTATATTCTGGTCACCCCGCCGCTGGCCAAGCTGACCGTTGAGGCCGACATCGACTATGCGCTGCGCGCCATGGAACGTCCATCGGATCACGCCCCGGTCTGGACGCAGTTCAAGCTGGCGCTTGAGCCGTCAGAATAAACGGCCGGCGTTAAAAGCCGGCCAGCCACGTCTCGGCTTGGGTGTCACCCAGCGCGACGGCGCGCTCAAAGGCCGCTTTGGCCCGGGCGTCTTCGCCCCAGGCGTAGGCCAGCTGACCCAGCGTTCGCCATTCGTGGGCACTTTGAGTCTGTTGCGCAAGCGCCCGCTGGGCGGCCAGCGCACGCGACGGCTCACGCGCCTGCTGCCAGGCACCGGCAAGCAGCCGCAACGTCAGCTCGCTGCGCACCACGTCACCATGGGCAAGCCCCTGCGCTAAAAGCTCCGCCGCTCGGGCGGGCGTGCCGCCGGTCAGGTGCAGGTCTATCAGCTGCCAGTAGTCGGCCGGGCGTTCAAACTTGCCCAGCCGCCAGCCGGTATCCCAAATACCGGCAGCCATGCCCGGCTGGCCGGCACGCTGGGCAACGCCGGCGGCCTTGCGCCACACCGCCGCGCCGCTGTCGGCGTTCAATTCTGTCACCAGTCCGCTTAACGCGCGCTCCATACGCCCGGCGTTGAGGTCCACCGCCAGCGCCAGTTCACGCTGCCCGGCGGTGGTCAGCTCGCCGTGTTCCCGTGCCTTGTCCAGCTGTCTTGCGGCGTCTTCCCAGCGCTTCTCACGCGCCAGCCAGCCGACCAGACGCCAGCGTTCGCGCTGGCTTTCTGCGCCGGCAGTGCTAACGTCAAGCCATCGACTGAGCCGGGTAATGGCGAGATCACGCTGCCCCGCAGCGTGATGCAGCCGAGCCTCTTCGCGCAGCCAGCGTTTGGCCTGGGCGGTGCCCTCTCCCACGCCTTCTTGCGCCTTGGCCAGCTGATCGGCACCGTCGGCGTAGCGCTTCTGCCGTGCCAGCGCATTCGCCGCCAGCTGGCGATACAGCGCGCTGGCGTAGCGGTCCGCCGCGTTGCCGGCGGCGAGGCGCTCCGCCTGACTTTCAGTATGCTCAACAACGTGGTCGAGCTTGCCATGTTCCAGCGCCTGCTCGGTAGCGCTCAGGTCACGGATAATCCCGCCGGAAAGCGCCGGGGCGGCCAACGCGGCAGCGCTTGTCGCCCACAGCAACAGAGCGCATAACAATCTTGTCCCATAACGCGGCATGGCTACCTCAACTTGAACTGGATGCGCTGGGTGGCGCGGCGACGCTGATCGCTCGGCTCAAACTGCCATTGCGCAATGGCCTTGCGCGCCGCTTTCTCAAACACCCGCCGCGGTTTGGCGCGGGTTACGTCGATCGAGCCCGCCTGCACGCTGCCGTCGCGGAGAATGATAAAGCTGACTTCCACGAAACCTTGCATCCCGCGGCGCTGGGCGCGCGACGGATACATCGGATTCACCCGGCTGGTGGGGGTGGCCTGCCCCACGTCCACCGGCTCGTTAGACGTCGGCCTGGCGGACTCTGCCGTAGGCTTAGCGCTGGCCTCGCTGCGGGAAGAGGTCGTACTCGCCGGCGTGGCGCTGGCCTTGGCAACCGGGGCAGGCTCGGGCGTCGGCCGGGGTTTGGGCTGTGGTTTAGGTTTGGGTTCGGGCTTGGCTTCGGTCAGCTCGGGCAGCTTGCTCTCAAGCGCCACGGTTTCCGCCGGCGCGTCGGGGAGCTTGGCGTCGGGCAGCGTAATGGGGCTACTTTCTGCGGACGGCGGTGCCGGGGCGGGCGGCGGCGGTGTCGCACTTTCCACCGGTGCGGGCGGCGTATCGACCGGCGCCGGGGCACTCTGCCTGACCGGCGGCGCCTCAACCACCGACAGCGTCACCTCCTTGACCGGCTTTTCAGTCTCGGCGCTCGGCGGCATCACCAGCAGCGCCAGTAGCCAGAAAAGGCCCAGCGCCATCCCTGCACCGCCCAGCAGCGCCGCGGCGCGACGTATCATGACGTCTCCCGACTGGCCGCGACGGCGACCTGCTCAACGCCGGCCTGCTTGAGCCGGTCCATCACCTCGATCAACAGGCCGGTGGTCGAGTCGCGGTCGGCCTGAATGACCACCCCTCCGTCGTCGCTGACCATGCCGGCCACCTTCTGCCCGACGCGGTGGGTATCCACGGGGTTGCCGTCGACCCACACCGCGCCTTCCGGCGTCAGCGCGACCAGCACCTGGGTATCGGGGCGCGGGCTTGCTGCGCTCGATTCGGGACGCTCGATCTCGACCCCGCTTTCCTTGATGAAGCTGGTCGTGACGATAAAGAAAATCAGCATGATGAACACCACGTCGAGCATCGGCGTGAGGTTGACTTCATTGCTGTCGGCGTCGGCCTCCAGCGAGCGGCGTCTACGCATCCTGTTCCTCCAGCGTCTGGTTCTCAAGTGCCTGGGCCAGGCGATCGTGTAGCCGCTGATCTTCACGGCGGATCACGTGTTCAAGGCGGCTAATAAACAGCAGCCCGACCACGGCAATGGCCATGCCGGTAAGCGTGGGCAGCGTCGCCCGCGCAACGCCGTCGGCCATGGCGCGCGCCTGCCCGGTATCGTTGATCGAAAGGCTGTCAAACACGCTGATCATGCCGGTGACCGTACCCAAAAGCCCCAGCAGCGGGCATAGCGCCACCAACAGCTTGAGCCATGGCAGCGGCCGGCGCAGCCGCGCCATCAACGCTTGCGCCCAGACGTGGCGTAGCGTGCGTGCACTCCAGCTGTGGTGATCGCTGCGCGCGGCCCAGCGGCGCACCAGCTGCTGGCGCTCGGGGCGCCAGCTCAGGCGGTAAAACCAGAAGCGTTCCAGCGCCAGAGTGAACACCAGTACCGCCACGCAGGCCAGCACCACCAGCACGATACCGCCGGCATCCATCAGCCGTTCGACCGGCTCAAGCCAGAGTGGGAGCATCATGCCCGGCCTCCGTCGTGGCCGGATAGTGATACGCCTCCAGGTGGCTGGCCAATGCCGCGCTCGCTCGCCCTTCAATGCCTTGGGTCAGGGCGCGGCTACGACTGGACAGCGCCGTCTGAGCAAACAACAGCGGCACCGCCGTGACCAGCCCCAGCACCGTGGTCACCAGCGCCTGGCTGATACCGCCGGCCATCAGCTGAGGGTCACCGGTGCCAAACACGGTAATCGCCTGAAACGTCACGATCATGCCGGTCACGGTGCCCAAAAGCCCCAGCAGCGGCGCGATAGCGGCCAGCAGCTTGACCAGTGGCTGGCCGCGCTCCAGACGCGGCAGTTCGGCGAGTACGGCTTCATCCAGCCGCGCTTCCAGCGCTTCGGGCGTTTGCTGTTTATCCAGCCGCTCAAAGCGCAACAGCACGCGTCCCAGCGGGTTATCCGGCTGCAGCGCATATGGCGAGCGCCGCTGGCGGCTTACCTTGACGCTGACCCACAGCAGATAAACGTACTGCAACATGGCGACCAGCAGCCCGATGATACCCAACGTCACGACGACGTAGCCGACGTAACCACCCTGATGAAAGCGCTGCCACAGGCTGGGGCGCTGCAACAGCGCTTCAAGCACGCTGCCCCGGGACGGATCGACGGCCAGGGTACGGCTCTCGCCGCGGGCATAGGGCGCCAGCCACTCGCCCACTTCTGCCGGCGTCTCGGGCTGTAGCGCCAGATGCTCGGCATCGTTTCCCGAGGCCAACAGCGCCGTGTCGGTAAAGGCGGCAAAATCGCCCAGCCTGACCACCTCGCGCTCGCTGATGTTACCGCCGGCATCGGCCACGGGCAGCGTCATCGTGCTGGCCTGCCCCGTCGCCCGGGTCAGCGCGGCGAGGCTGTCGACCACACCTTTCAGATGGCGCTGTTCAAGCACGCTGGCCTCGTCCAGACGCGGCGGCAGCGGCGTGTCGCCAAGCGTCAGCCAGCTATCATCGCCCAGCGCGTTGCGTACCTCGGTGCTGTGCCGGGACAGCGCCGACAGCAGCTCGGCAAATGGTGCATCCTGCTCGCTTTGACGGCTTTCAAGCGTAGCGGCATTGAGCGCCTGCGCCGACGCCTCAATGCGCAGCGCAGCGTTTTCTCGTGCGGCCTGGGCGTGTTCTTCACGCGCTTCTCCCAACGCGCTTTCAAGCGCTTGCTGATCGTCCAGCAACTCGAGCAGGCGCTGCTGGTCGCGCATTTCGGCGGCTTCCCGCGCCTGGCGCAGCGAATCAGCCTGCGGCTCGGGCTGAGCGCTGGCCACGCCGGCAAACAGCAACGCCAGCACGGCAACGCACGCCACACGCGTGATCAACCCTGAATGCCTCATTGCTCGCCTCCTGACGCCGGGCGCTGGCTATCGGCGTCGGCCACCTTGATGGACAGCGGCACGGTTAAAAGCCCCGGCGCGCGCTGATCTTTGGCCACCTGCAGGCCGTGGCGCACTTCGCGGCGCTGGGCTTCATCCAGCGGCTGCCACTCGCGGCTGTCTGTTTGCCACACCCCACCCTCGCGGCCATCGGGCGTCAGGTAATACCAGCCGATGCGCCCCAGGCGTAAAAAGTCGACGTCGCGCTCCTCGCCGTCGTCCTGTATCAGACGCCCGCGCCAGCTATCAACCTCGCGACCGTAGTCCAGCTCCAT
This window encodes:
- a CDS encoding MotA/TolQ/ExbB proton channel family protein; translation: MRHSGLITRVACVAVLALLFAGVASAQPEPQADSLRQAREAAEMRDQQRLLELLDDQQALESALGEAREEHAQAARENAALRIEASAQALNAATLESRQSEQDAPFAELLSALSRHSTEVRNALGDDSWLTLGDTPLPPRLDEASVLEQRHLKGVVDSLAALTRATGQASTMTLPVADAGGNISEREVVRLGDFAAFTDTALLASGNDAEHLALQPETPAEVGEWLAPYARGESRTLAVDPSRGSVLEALLQRPSLWQRFHQGGYVGYVVVTLGIIGLLVAMLQYVYLLWVSVKVSRQRRSPYALQPDNPLGRVLLRFERLDKQQTPEALEARLDEAVLAELPRLERGQPLVKLLAAIAPLLGLLGTVTGMIVTFQAITVFGTGDPQLMAGGISQALVTTVLGLVTAVPLLFAQTALSSRSRALTQGIEGRASAALASHLEAYHYPATTEAGHDAPTLA